The following are encoded together in the Mammaliicoccus vitulinus genome:
- the brnQ gene encoding branched-chain amino acid transport system II carrier protein: protein MNKNIFVVGFMLFAIFFGAGNLIFPPALGLSSGHFFWPAIFGFVITGIGLPLVGVIAGSIEEKGYRVSLGKIHPVFAIVLLVAISLTIGPLFAIPRTAATSFEMGITPIFETTSSMALFIFSLIYFVIVFYLSFNSSKMVDKVGAILTPLLLISITALIIKAFFTLGGQPAGAGDLEVYSSGGTSFGKGFVEGYLTMDAIAAIAFSMIVITAIKSKGVTKETGLFKQTILAGVIAAIALGFIYVSLGWIGNHMNVSAETIKELNDNGQNIGTYLLTTAAHLAFGEFGKYLIGIIVALACLTTATGLIVSVSEFFHELIPKISYKWFVAIFTIISFILSNQGLTTVIKGSLPVLLVLYPIAITSVLLILLAKYVNTPPIAQQLSVAFVTIISFISVFNHTGWATIGFINKLPLAPYQMEWIPFAIVGFIIGFIIGKVKNQPPIEYS, encoded by the coding sequence ATGAACAAGAATATTTTTGTAGTTGGATTTATGTTATTTGCGATATTCTTTGGGGCAGGGAATTTAATTTTCCCACCAGCACTTGGATTATCGAGTGGCCATTTCTTCTGGCCAGCTATATTTGGATTTGTCATTACGGGAATCGGTTTACCATTAGTTGGTGTAATTGCTGGTTCAATTGAAGAAAAGGGATATAGAGTATCATTAGGGAAAATACATCCTGTATTTGCAATTGTATTATTAGTGGCCATTTCTTTAACAATCGGACCGCTATTTGCAATACCACGTACTGCAGCAACTTCATTCGAGATGGGAATTACGCCAATATTTGAAACAACAAGTTCAATGGCTTTATTTATTTTCTCACTGATTTACTTTGTAATCGTATTTTACTTAAGTTTTAACTCAAGTAAAATGGTCGATAAAGTTGGCGCGATTTTAACGCCATTATTGTTAATTTCAATTACTGCTTTGATCATCAAAGCGTTCTTCACTTTAGGAGGACAACCAGCTGGAGCAGGGGATCTTGAGGTTTATAGCAGTGGTGGAACAAGCTTTGGTAAAGGTTTTGTAGAAGGTTACTTAACGATGGATGCCATTGCTGCCATTGCATTCTCAATGATTGTAATCACTGCAATTAAGAGTAAAGGCGTTACGAAAGAAACTGGTTTATTTAAACAAACTATTTTAGCTGGCGTTATTGCAGCTATCGCACTAGGCTTTATTTATGTTTCGTTAGGCTGGATAGGAAATCATATGAATGTTTCAGCTGAAACAATTAAAGAATTAAATGATAACGGACAAAATATCGGAACATATTTACTGACAACTGCAGCACATTTAGCATTTGGTGAATTTGGTAAATATTTAATAGGTATTATTGTTGCTTTAGCTTGTTTAACGACAGCTACAGGCTTAATCGTATCAGTAAGTGAATTCTTCCATGAATTAATACCTAAAATTTCATACAAATGGTTTGTGGCAATCTTCACTATAATTAGTTTTATACTTTCAAATCAAGGTTTAACAACAGTGATTAAAGGTTCACTACCTGTATTACTCGTATTATATCCAATTGCGATTACATCGGTATTATTAATCTTATTAGCTAAATATGTTAATACACCACCAATTGCACAGCAGTTGTCTGTAGCATTTGTTACCATCATTTCATTTATATCAGTATTTAATCATACAGGATGGGCAACAATTGGTTTTATTAATAAATTACCGTTAGCACCATATCAAATGGAATGGATTCCATTTGCAATCGTTGGATTTATTATTGGCTTTATTATAGGTAAAGTTAAAAACCAACCACCAATTGAATATAGTTAA
- a CDS encoding DUF819 domain-containing protein yields the protein MYLNAFINKDETWLLWAILVSIAALSIYLEQRYAFASKITGAIIALIGAMILSNLNIIPIESPVYDQVWNYVIPLAIPLLLFRSNIFKIWKESRRLLFIFLISSIGTVVGVAVAFLLLHQFIPELDKIGAMMTGSYIGGGVNFAALSTKFQTPGELVSATVVADNSVMAFYFIVLITLPNLKFIKKHFKRLHTENNQSEGNNAEAYWKRNEISLKDIAYSFAIAFSLVAISFKISETVNSVVPKSNPFMEILVSIIGDQFLLLTTLTLIIVAIFSRFFENLNASDELGTFLIYIFFVVIGVPASIPIIIKTAPLLFIFVAIILIFNLAITLSFGKLFKFNIEEILLASNANAGGPTTAAALAISKGWHSLVGPILIIGTLGYVIGNYVGTMMGYYLSQFM from the coding sequence ATGTATTTAAATGCATTTATTAATAAAGATGAAACATGGCTTTTATGGGCCATTTTAGTGAGTATTGCAGCACTCAGCATTTATTTAGAACAAAGGTACGCTTTTGCTTCTAAAATAACCGGTGCCATCATTGCTTTAATTGGTGCTATGATATTATCTAACTTGAATATTATTCCAATAGAGTCACCGGTGTACGATCAAGTCTGGAATTATGTTATCCCTTTAGCAATACCATTACTGTTATTTAGATCAAACATATTTAAAATATGGAAAGAAAGTAGACGACTGTTATTTATTTTCTTAATCAGTTCTATTGGCACGGTAGTAGGGGTAGCAGTCGCATTTTTATTACTGCATCAATTTATACCGGAACTAGATAAAATAGGTGCTATGATGACAGGTAGTTATATTGGAGGCGGTGTAAATTTTGCTGCACTCAGCACTAAATTTCAAACACCTGGAGAACTCGTGTCAGCTACTGTAGTTGCAGATAATAGTGTCATGGCTTTTTATTTCATCGTACTCATTACATTACCTAACTTAAAATTTATTAAGAAACATTTCAAAAGACTACATACTGAAAATAATCAATCAGAAGGGAACAACGCTGAAGCATATTGGAAAAGAAATGAAATTAGTTTAAAAGATATTGCTTATTCATTTGCGATTGCATTTTCTTTAGTAGCTATAAGTTTTAAAATTTCTGAAACCGTAAACAGCGTCGTACCTAAAAGCAATCCGTTTATGGAAATTTTAGTTAGTATTATAGGCGATCAATTTTTATTATTAACAACGTTGACACTGATTATCGTAGCGATATTTAGTCGATTTTTCGAAAATTTAAATGCATCTGATGAGCTCGGTACATTTTTAATCTATATTTTCTTCGTTGTAATAGGGGTCCCAGCTTCAATTCCAATCATTATTAAGACGGCACCGTTATTATTTATTTTCGTAGCAATTATATTAATCTTCAATTTAGCCATAACACTTTCTTTCGGAAAACTATTTAAATTCAATATTGAAGAAATATTGCTCGCTAGTAATGCCAATGCTGGTGGACCAACAACGGCAGCTGCTTTAGCAATTTCTAAAGGTTGGCATAGCCTAGTTGGACCAATATTGATTATCGGCACATTAGGATATGTTATTGGTAACTATGTCGGTACAATGATGGGGTATTACTTAAGTCAATTTATGTAG
- a CDS encoding toxic anion resistance protein, which yields MTETNKNLFDDLIDDPFKDSSNELAAQKSEVTEQQTKSDVTSTYEKSFSDEDQRKINEIAKQIKPLDNDGLLLYGQQAQSKLSQFSHQMLTQVQSKDVGPIGSSLRNLMNKLKEVNPDELQKQNKSRLKRIFRRAERSVNEMFSKYQSVGAQVDRISVELQKSQNMLMKDVGLLDQLYEENKAYFDALNIYIAAAEKKRDELKQNDLVELENKVKSSNNQMDVQELADLQQYINRLEKRIYDLQLSRQITLQSAPQIRMIQNINQTLAEKIQSSILTSIPLWKNQMAIALTLLRQQGASEAQKKVTDTTNELLLKNSEMLKQNAVRTAEENERGIVDIETLKTTQTNIVDTIQETLRIQEDGTRKRQQAEQELQTLEQDLKTKLLQLKDEQHQLRNTFKS from the coding sequence ATGACTGAAACGAATAAAAACTTATTTGATGATCTCATTGATGACCCTTTTAAAGATTCATCTAATGAATTAGCAGCACAAAAATCAGAAGTAACTGAACAACAAACGAAATCTGATGTGACGTCAACTTATGAAAAATCGTTTTCTGATGAAGATCAACGCAAGATAAATGAAATTGCTAAACAAATTAAACCTTTAGATAATGATGGTTTATTGCTATACGGACAGCAAGCTCAAAGTAAGTTATCTCAGTTCTCTCATCAGATGCTAACGCAAGTCCAATCTAAAGATGTTGGTCCAATTGGTTCTTCTTTAAGAAATTTAATGAATAAATTAAAAGAAGTGAATCCTGATGAATTACAGAAGCAAAATAAATCTAGATTAAAGAGAATTTTTAGAAGAGCAGAACGTTCTGTAAATGAAATGTTCAGCAAATATCAATCAGTTGGTGCACAAGTTGACCGTATATCAGTTGAATTACAAAAATCTCAAAATATGTTAATGAAAGATGTTGGCTTATTAGACCAATTGTATGAAGAAAACAAAGCTTATTTTGATGCATTAAATATTTATATTGCTGCAGCAGAAAAGAAACGAGACGAATTGAAACAAAATGACCTCGTTGAGCTTGAAAACAAAGTTAAATCTTCTAATAATCAAATGGATGTTCAAGAATTAGCAGATTTACAACAATATATTAATCGTCTTGAGAAGAGAATTTATGATTTACAACTATCTCGACAAATCACATTACAATCTGCACCACAAATTAGAATGATTCAAAACATTAACCAAACATTAGCAGAGAAAATTCAAAGTTCTATTTTAACGAGTATTCCATTATGGAAAAACCAAATGGCTATCGCATTAACTTTATTAAGACAACAAGGTGCTTCAGAAGCACAGAAAAAAGTTACGGATACTACAAACGAATTATTATTAAAGAACTCTGAAATGTTGAAACAAAATGCTGTAAGAACTGCTGAAGAAAATGAACGCGGTATAGTAGATATTGAAACATTGAAGACGACACAAACAAATATTGTAGATACAATACAAGAAACACTTCGTATACAAGAAGACGGTACACGCAAACGTCAACAAGCTGAACAAGAATTACAAACATTAGAACAAGATTTAAAAACAAAGCTTTTACAACTTAAAGATGAACAACACCAATTAAGAAATACGTTTAAATCATAA
- a CDS encoding 5-bromo-4-chloroindolyl phosphate hydrolysis family protein, with protein MKYNLSYVLGALLSVPIAFIAFLFSVFQLDLHFMIDTAVFAGSYVFSFLPIQWYSSRKYLKEMGLTRREFHFIRKQLNDAQPKLKRLYKNYMRVRSYSEFKNLNEVAKLARTIYNTVKQSPEKFYAVESFFYSHLDNTVNLIDNYTMLQRMPNKSKEEKAKLKQTKLTIDENKRTLVADLKQLNESSYHQLDIEMELADIAKDRNSYRQAIPESTKEKVNLKKNAKKYEYEMERKDD; from the coding sequence ATGAAATATAATTTATCATATGTATTAGGTGCACTTCTGTCTGTACCTATCGCATTTATCGCATTTTTATTTAGTGTTTTTCAATTGGATTTACATTTTATGATTGATACGGCTGTTTTTGCGGGATCGTATGTATTTAGCTTTTTACCTATTCAATGGTATAGTTCTAGAAAATATTTAAAAGAAATGGGTTTAACGCGTCGTGAATTTCATTTTATTAGAAAACAATTAAACGATGCTCAACCAAAGTTGAAACGTCTTTACAAGAATTATATGCGTGTAAGATCATATAGCGAATTTAAAAATTTAAATGAAGTCGCTAAATTGGCCCGTACTATCTATAATACAGTTAAACAATCACCTGAAAAGTTCTACGCAGTTGAAAGTTTCTTCTACTCACATTTAGATAATACTGTAAATTTAATTGATAATTATACAATGCTACAACGTATGCCTAATAAGTCTAAAGAAGAAAAGGCAAAATTAAAGCAAACTAAACTTACAATTGATGAGAACAAAAGAACGCTAGTAGCAGATTTGAAACAACTCAACGAATCTAGCTATCATCAATTAGATATTGAAATGGAACTTGCTGATATAGCTAAAGATAGAAATAGTTATAGACAAGCAATACCAGAATCAACTAAAGAAAAAGTAAATTTAAAAAAGAATGCAAAAAAATACGAATATGAAATGGAGCGTAAAGATGACTGA
- a CDS encoding acylphosphatase has product MNGKHIKVFGRVQGVGFRFFTAQLAKKYNIIGSVENVSDYVEIYASGENDDLEKFTNGVIQGVAPASVVENYTVEQTTLDEKTKHFKTL; this is encoded by the coding sequence ATGAACGGAAAACATATTAAAGTTTTTGGCCGCGTACAAGGTGTCGGTTTTAGATTTTTTACAGCACAACTCGCTAAAAAGTATAACATTATAGGTAGCGTTGAAAATGTTAGCGATTATGTAGAAATATATGCTAGTGGCGAAAATGATGATTTAGAAAAATTTACAAATGGTGTTATACAAGGCGTGGCGCCTGCTTCAGTTGTTGAAAATTATACAGTTGAACAAACGACGTTAGACGAAAAAACAAAGCACTTCAAAACGTTATAA
- a CDS encoding DUF1033 family protein, with protein MYKIVTIRTDYEGWWLFDGWKDNIIKEIECHDYDEMVKQYQNLLEKYQTKFTNEVIGKHNIHAFYNNCDLSYCEDCEEDLQIFYSILILNDNSIYTPLPN; from the coding sequence ATGTACAAAATCGTAACAATCCGAACAGATTATGAGGGTTGGTGGCTGTTTGATGGTTGGAAGGATAATATTATTAAAGAAATAGAATGTCACGATTATGATGAAATGGTTAAGCAGTATCAAAACTTACTTGAAAAATATCAAACTAAGTTTACAAACGAAGTTATAGGTAAACATAATATTCATGCCTTTTATAATAATTGTGATTTATCATATTGCGAAGACTGTGAAGAAGATTTACAAATTTTTTATAGTATTCTTATATTAAATGACAATTCTATTTATACACCTTTACCAAATTAA
- the cspA gene encoding cold shock protein CspA: protein MKQGTVKWFNAEKGFGFIEIEGENDVFVHFSAINQEGYKSLEEGQAVEFEVVEGDRGPQAANVVKL, encoded by the coding sequence ATGAAACAAGGTACAGTAAAATGGTTTAACGCAGAAAAAGGATTTGGCTTTATTGAAATTGAAGGAGAAAATGACGTATTCGTACATTTCTCAGCAATTAACCAAGAAGGTTACAAATCTTTAGAAGAAGGTCAAGCAGTAGAATTCGAAGTAGTAGAAGGCGACCGTGGCCCACAAGCTGCAAACGTTGTAAAACTATAA
- the lysA gene encoding diaminopimelate decarboxylase, which produces MTVKYNEQGVLTMGNVSLKTIAASFGTPTIVYDEEQIRNQCRRFHEAFKESGLSYNISYASKAFSSIQLFKLMDEEQMGLDVVSEGELYTALASGFNPSKIHFHGNNKTNEEIEYAIESGVEYFVIDSLDEIERINRVASKPIKAVLRVNPGVEAHTHEFIQTGQEDSKFGLSIKHGTALEGVRALQASDKIDFKGIHFHIGSQIFEADGTINTIQIVFEWLKAHDIEIDILNLGGGFSIQYTEADKSYPIEDGIKLITDAIKENSKKYEMAIPEISIEPGRSIVGEAGVTLYQVGTIKEIPNVNTYVSIDGGMSDHIRTALYDAQYEALLVNRNDEDTHEVTIAGKLCESGDLIGRDMKLPKSTKIGDYIAVLSTGAYHYSMSSNYNQMLKPSVLFVKDGKAREVIKRQSLKQLIMNDVK; this is translated from the coding sequence ATGACAGTAAAATATAACGAACAAGGTGTTTTAACAATGGGTAACGTGTCATTAAAGACAATAGCTGCAAGCTTTGGTACCCCTACTATCGTATATGATGAAGAACAAATTAGAAATCAATGTAGAAGATTTCATGAAGCTTTTAAAGAAAGTGGATTGTCTTATAATATTTCTTATGCATCGAAAGCTTTTAGTAGTATACAGTTATTTAAATTAATGGATGAAGAACAAATGGGATTAGATGTTGTTTCTGAAGGTGAATTATATACAGCTTTAGCAAGTGGCTTCAATCCGAGTAAAATACACTTCCATGGTAACAACAAAACAAATGAAGAAATAGAGTATGCTATAGAAAGTGGCGTAGAATACTTTGTCATTGATTCTTTAGATGAAATCGAACGTATTAATCGTGTTGCCTCTAAGCCAATTAAAGCTGTTTTAAGAGTTAATCCAGGTGTTGAAGCACATACACACGAATTTATTCAAACTGGCCAAGAAGATAGCAAATTTGGCTTGTCAATTAAACATGGTACCGCATTAGAAGGTGTACGTGCTTTACAAGCGTCAGATAAAATAGACTTTAAAGGTATTCACTTCCATATTGGCTCACAAATATTTGAAGCAGATGGCACAATTAATACGATTCAAATCGTATTCGAATGGTTAAAAGCGCACGATATTGAAATTGATATCTTGAATTTAGGTGGCGGATTTAGCATTCAATATACAGAAGCAGATAAAAGTTACCCTATTGAAGATGGTATTAAGCTTATAACTGACGCTATTAAAGAAAATAGTAAGAAATACGAAATGGCAATACCAGAAATATCAATAGAACCAGGTCGCTCAATAGTTGGTGAAGCGGGTGTTACGTTATATCAAGTCGGTACAATTAAAGAAATACCGAACGTGAATACTTATGTATCAATAGATGGTGGCATGAGTGATCATATTAGAACAGCTCTGTATGATGCACAGTATGAAGCATTGCTTGTAAATAGAAATGACGAAGATACGCACGAAGTAACAATTGCAGGTAAATTATGTGAATCTGGAGATTTAATAGGAAGAGACATGAAATTACCTAAATCGACAAAAATTGGTGATTATATAGCAGTATTGTCTACCGGAGCTTATCATTACTCAATGAGTTCTAACTATAATCAAATGTTAAAACCTTCAGTTCTATTTGTTAAAGATGGTAAAGCAAGAGAAGTTATTAAAAGACAATCATTAAAACAATTAATTATGAACGATGTAAAATAA
- a CDS encoding alanine racemase: MVARIKIEEQKFINNVKNVIHDNDVMAVVKNDAYHFGLEFAVQSFIKAGIHTFSTTSLHEAIRIRNLDQNVNIFLMNPSVEFETLKTYNIAMTLPSLKFFYEHIESLAGIKLHLELENLLHRSGLKDQYEMIEALEHNSSLPTEHQAIIEGIWTHFGYADEFDGDEYETERTAWNNCLTHILNAGYKFEFIHSQNSASYVREDGLLDKHTHARLGIILYGSRPYSTLPTTLTEQNFSVTANVIQVRPIKKGETCGYSFQYTAEQDCNIAVVDIGYGDGILKTRAKYDALINQKRYPIRGLMMSHMFVEVDDSVQSGDIVTMYSDEIRIDEFTFKGVGANSEQISALNHHSLIKEIIS, from the coding sequence ATGGTAGCACGTATAAAAATTGAAGAACAAAAATTTATTAATAATGTAAAAAATGTCATTCACGATAATGATGTTATGGCAGTTGTAAAAAATGATGCTTATCATTTCGGTTTAGAATTTGCTGTCCAATCTTTTATAAAAGCGGGCATTCATACTTTTAGTACGACTTCTTTGCATGAAGCGATTAGAATACGCAACTTAGATCAAAATGTGAACATATTTCTCATGAATCCATCAGTAGAATTTGAAACGTTAAAAACCTATAATATTGCAATGACATTGCCCTCTTTAAAGTTCTTCTATGAGCATATAGAATCTTTAGCAGGTATTAAATTACATTTAGAGCTAGAAAATTTATTGCACCGTTCAGGATTAAAGGATCAATATGAAATGATAGAAGCATTAGAACATAATTCAAGCCTCCCTACAGAGCATCAAGCAATTATTGAAGGGATTTGGACGCATTTTGGCTATGCTGACGAATTTGATGGTGATGAATATGAGACTGAAAGAACAGCATGGAATAACTGTTTAACGCATATTTTAAACGCGGGCTATAAATTTGAATTTATACACTCTCAAAATAGCGCGAGTTATGTCCGTGAAGATGGATTATTAGACAAACATACACATGCACGATTAGGCATCATATTATATGGTTCTAGGCCGTATAGCACCTTACCTACTACACTTACCGAACAAAATTTTTCTGTAACTGCAAATGTCATACAAGTTCGTCCTATAAAAAAAGGAGAAACGTGTGGATATAGCTTTCAATATACTGCTGAGCAAGACTGCAATATAGCTGTAGTTGATATTGGTTATGGTGACGGTATACTTAAGACAAGAGCCAAATATGATGCGTTGATCAATCAAAAGCGTTATCCAATACGCGGTCTAATGATGAGTCACATGTTTGTCGAAGTAGATGATTCTGTACAAAGTGGAGATATCGTTACAATGTATAGTGATGAAATAAGGATAGATGAATTTACATTTAAAGGTGTTGGCGCAAATTCTGAACAAATTAGTGCTTTGAACCATCATTCATTAATAAAGGAGATTATATCATGA
- a CDS encoding M20 metallopeptidase family protein, which yields MSELEFVQNTRRYLHQHPELSMQEYETTAYIESFLKELEIPYERPIQTGIIGYLKGNSNHTIAYRADIDALPIQEVNDISYKSTVDNVMHACGHDGHTTALMLFTKRCKALYDKGQLPHNVVFIYQPSEETEAGANQLIQSKVFDKHNIEKIYGVHIMPFEDAGTVAFKNDEITASATEYRFYLNGLSSHVASKEEGKAASEAMMHVLSQVTQIQQFHLNGLNRNIVHVGQFNVGEAINTVPQNGYLEGTIRTYDTNDLQIVKDQMQKIAASVELLFNVTCTLKYAEGYPPTINDASLYEGVTNALSEVNLTQHELEKPYLFGEDFSFYRNLAPSYFVFFGTRNIEKDYVYGLHTNRLNFDEEILISIADYYTALLTQGEVV from the coding sequence ATGTCTGAATTAGAATTTGTTCAAAATACAAGAAGATACTTGCATCAACATCCTGAGTTGAGCATGCAAGAGTATGAAACAACAGCATATATTGAATCATTTTTAAAAGAACTTGAAATTCCATATGAACGCCCTATTCAAACAGGTATTATTGGCTATTTAAAGGGTAATTCAAATCATACAATTGCATATAGAGCAGATATTGATGCCTTACCTATTCAAGAAGTGAACGATATTTCATATAAAAGTACGGTCGATAACGTTATGCATGCATGTGGGCATGACGGCCATACGACAGCACTTATGCTTTTTACAAAACGTTGTAAAGCTTTATATGATAAAGGTCAATTACCTCATAATGTTGTATTTATTTATCAACCTTCTGAAGAAACAGAAGCTGGCGCTAATCAATTGATACAATCGAAAGTGTTTGATAAACATAATATCGAAAAGATATATGGTGTGCATATTATGCCTTTTGAAGATGCAGGAACTGTTGCGTTTAAAAATGATGAAATTACAGCGAGTGCGACTGAGTATAGGTTCTATTTAAATGGTTTGTCTAGTCATGTGGCAAGTAAAGAAGAAGGTAAAGCGGCCTCTGAAGCAATGATGCACGTATTATCTCAAGTTACACAAATACAGCAATTTCATTTAAATGGTCTCAATCGTAATATCGTACACGTTGGCCAATTTAATGTTGGTGAAGCGATTAATACCGTTCCTCAAAACGGCTATTTAGAAGGTACAATTAGAACTTATGATACGAATGATCTTCAAATAGTTAAAGATCAAATGCAAAAAATAGCAGCAAGTGTTGAATTATTATTTAATGTAACGTGCACACTTAAATACGCAGAAGGATATCCACCTACTATAAATGATGCCAGTCTTTATGAAGGCGTAACAAATGCGTTATCTGAAGTTAATTTAACACAACATGAACTTGAAAAGCCTTATTTATTCGGAGAAGACTTTAGTTTTTATAGAAATTTAGCACCAAGTTATTTTGTCTTTTTCGGAACACGAAATATAGAAAAAGATTATGTATATGGTCTTCACACAAATAGATTGAATTTTGATGAAGAAATATTGATAAGTATCGCTGATTATTACACAGCTTTATTAACTCAAGGAGAGGTCGTTTAA
- the dapD gene encoding 2,3,4,5-tetrahydropyridine-2,6-dicarboxylate N-acetyltransferase produces the protein MVKDFTAEEIIQYISEAEKVTPLKVYVNGQFENVEFPESFKVFGSESSKTIFCDANDWKSFYENNKSSFTDVEIEHDRRNSAIPLKDLTNTNARIEPGAFIREHAVIEDGAVVMMGATINIGAVVGEGTMIDMNATLGGRATTGKNVHVGAGAVLAGVIEPPSASPVIVEDDVLIGANAVILEGVRIGKGAIVAAGAIVTKDVPEGAVVAGTPAKVIKQSADVQDGKKEIVSALRNLN, from the coding sequence ATGGTTAAAGATTTTACAGCAGAAGAAATTATTCAATATATTAGTGAGGCGGAGAAAGTAACCCCATTAAAAGTTTATGTAAATGGGCAATTTGAAAATGTTGAGTTCCCAGAGTCATTTAAAGTATTTGGTTCAGAATCATCAAAAACAATTTTTTGTGATGCGAATGATTGGAAGAGCTTTTATGAGAACAACAAATCTTCATTTACTGATGTAGAAATTGAACATGATCGCCGTAATTCAGCAATTCCATTAAAAGATTTAACAAATACAAATGCACGTATTGAGCCAGGTGCTTTCATTAGAGAACATGCTGTGATTGAAGATGGCGCTGTAGTTATGATGGGTGCAACAATTAATATTGGTGCAGTAGTCGGTGAAGGCACTATGATAGATATGAATGCTACTTTAGGTGGCCGCGCTACAACAGGTAAGAATGTTCACGTTGGTGCTGGTGCAGTATTAGCTGGCGTAATTGAACCACCAAGTGCTTCTCCTGTTATTGTTGAAGACGATGTATTAATTGGTGCAAATGCAGTTATTCTTGAAGGTGTAAGAATTGGTAAAGGCGCAATTGTAGCAGCTGGTGCTATTGTAACGAAAGATGTTCCTGAAGGTGCAGTCGTTGCTGGTACACCTGCTAAAGTAATTAAACAATCAGCAGATGTTCAAGATGGTAAAAAAGAAATTGTATCTGCATTACGTAATTTAAATTAA
- the dapB gene encoding 4-hydroxy-tetrahydrodipicolinate reductase, which yields MRILLIGYGAMNERVARLAEERDNEIVGVIVKDSSKQYPYPAFNSISKAPEADVAIDFSNPELLLPLLEEDFTLPLVIATTGEKEKVIEKLKEKSAHMPVFFSANMSYGVHILKEIIQYAVPLLEDFDIEMIEKHHNKKVDAPSGTLVQLYDAIKEKREQSVPVYDRHESSSKREAAEIGISSQRGGTIVGEHQVLFAGHDETIEITHRAQSKDIFANGAINVADVLVNKENGYYTYNNLNEERI from the coding sequence ATGAGAATATTATTAATTGGTTACGGCGCTATGAATGAACGCGTCGCGAGATTAGCTGAAGAAAGAGATAACGAAATTGTAGGTGTAATTGTAAAGGATTCGTCTAAACAATATCCCTACCCTGCTTTTAATTCAATTTCTAAAGCACCGGAAGCGGATGTTGCGATCGATTTTTCAAATCCTGAACTGTTATTACCGTTGCTAGAAGAAGATTTTACGTTACCTTTAGTCATAGCAACAACTGGTGAAAAAGAAAAAGTAATTGAAAAACTAAAAGAAAAGTCTGCTCATATGCCTGTGTTCTTCAGTGCTAATATGAGTTATGGTGTTCACATACTTAAAGAAATTATTCAATATGCAGTCCCATTACTGGAAGACTTTGATATTGAAATGATTGAAAAACATCATAATAAAAAAGTAGATGCACCTAGTGGTACACTTGTACAACTATATGATGCGATTAAAGAGAAAAGAGAACAGTCAGTGCCAGTTTATGATAGACACGAGTCTTCATCTAAACGTGAAGCAGCAGAAATTGGAATTAGCTCTCAACGAGGTGGTACAATTGTTGGAGAACATCAAGTATTGTTTGCAGGACACGATGAGACAATTGAAATTACTCACCGTGCACAATCTAAAGATATCTTTGCAAATGGCGCTATTAATGTAGCTGATGTTTTAGTAAATAAAGAAAACGGATATTACACATACAATAACTTAAATGAGGAGAGAATTTAA